One genomic window of Candidatus Atribacteria bacterium includes the following:
- a CDS encoding PKD domain-containing protein gives ILFITILLGFIISLAGCNWLSLGLLNIFDPQAQIRVNYTEVNLEDGTISLEIYSLNEVEFIGTGFKYDYYNGTTKISSLSKTVGATFYVAPSTSPGTPGPITTIDNLPLYFQEVLDYITLNPLITELTCTVSMIGEDGAGHSITKSVTVDLPAIQPGVDFVPPVAVINVTPGTSGTEPFTVIFDAYSSTDDRGIASYAWDFGDGTTASGVMPAAHTYTNGTYIVKLTVTDYFGNVGVALETITVGEAGAPTAVINVTPSTTGIAPFTVYFDASDSSVVSDCGACSIVSYAWNFGDTTTGTGMTISHEYTAAGTYVVVLTVTDSNGNVAYDSVSITVNAAGVPTTITLLASPTTVTAGGGTSLITATVKDAGGNPVTDGTVVTFTTTSGSLSSYSETTVSGIASTTLTLINAGTETISSTVGASSGTASANVVVYCPPPTP, from the coding sequence ATATTATTTATTACCATATTGTTAGGTTTCATCATTTCATTAGCGGGGTGTAATTGGCTTTCCTTAGGGCTTCTTAATATATTTGACCCCCAAGCGCAGATAAGAGTGAATTATACCGAAGTTAACCTGGAAGATGGTACTATTTCACTCGAGATATATTCTCTAAATGAAGTAGAATTTATAGGTACGGGATTCAAATATGATTATTATAATGGTACTACTAAAATATCCAGTTTATCAAAAACGGTAGGAGCCACCTTTTATGTAGCACCTTCTACTTCGCCCGGAACTCCCGGACCAATTACTACCATTGACAATCTACCTCTCTATTTTCAAGAAGTTTTAGATTATATAACTTTAAATCCTCTTATTACTGAGCTTACCTGTACTGTCAGCATGATAGGAGAAGATGGCGCTGGCCATAGTATTACTAAATCTGTTACCGTAGATCTCCCGGCCATTCAGCCCGGAGTGGATTTTGTACCTCCTGTTGCGGTTATTAATGTAACCCCGGGTACAAGCGGAACAGAACCCTTTACGGTTATTTTTGATGCTTATAGTTCAACCGATGATAGAGGAATAGCCAGTTATGCCTGGGACTTTGGTGATGGTACAACTGCAAGCGGTGTCATGCCGGCAGCTCATACCTATACTAATGGTACTTATATAGTTAAACTAACGGTTACCGATTACTTTGGAAACGTTGGTGTAGCTTTGGAAACCATTACCGTGGGAGAGGCCGGTGCGCCTACTGCAGTGATCAATGTAACTCCATCTACCACCGGTATTGCTCCATTTACCGTATACTTCGATGCTTCCGATTCCTCAGTGGTGTCCGATTGTGGAGCCTGTTCAATTGTCAGTTATGCTTGGAACTTTGGAGATACAACAACCGGTACCGGAATGACGATCAGTCATGAATATACAGCAGCAGGTACTTATGTTGTCGTACTTACTGTTACTGACTCTAACGGTAATGTGGCATATGATAGTGTAAGTATTACAGTAAATGCGGCAGGAGTACCAACTACCATTACCTTACTCGCTAGTCCTACTACAGTAACTGCTGGCGGCGGTACTTCTCTAATTACTGCCACTGTTAAAGATGCAGGAGGAAACCCGGTAACTGATGGGACTGTTGTGACATTTACTACAACTTCAGGCAGCCTAAGTTCATATTCTGAAACAACAGTAAGTGGAATTGCATCGACTACTTTAACTTTGATTAACGCAGGTACCGAAACCATTAGCTCTACCGTAGGGGCAAGCAGTGGTACAGCTAGTGCTAATGTGGTGGTATATTGTCCTCCTCCAACACCGTAA